Below is a genomic region from Ketogulonicigenium vulgare WSH-001.
GAGCTTTGACGGGCTTGACCTGATCGAAGACATCCGCACCATTTACGACAACTACGATTTCAAAACCCAGATCCTTGCGGCCTCGATCCGCACGGTGAACCATGTCGCCGAATGCGCGAAAATCGGCGCAGATGTGATGACCGCACCGCCAAGCGTGATCAAGGCGCTGGCAAAGCATATGCTGACCGACAGCGGACTCGCACAATTTAACGCCGATTGGGCAAAAACGGGGCAGAGCATCCTCTGAATGTCGCAAGACCTCTCTTCGCTTGACGCCCAGACGCGGGCGCGCATTCTGGCTGATCCGGCGCAATTGCTGGAAGATCAGGACATTATGCGCGCGCTGGTGGCGGCCAATGACAAGGCCATGGGCCAGAATGTCATCGACCTGCGCGGCATCGCCATGGAGCGTCTGGAAGAGAGGCTTGACCGGCTAGAGGACGCCCATCGTTCCGTCATTGCCGCCGCCTATGAAAATCTGGCGGGCACGAACATGATCCACAGGGCGGCCCTCGCCCTGCTGGAGCCTTTGGATTTCAACGCTTTCCTGCATTTTCTGGCGCATGATCTGCCCGGACATCTGCGTCTGGATAATGTGCAGCTGGTGCTAGAGGGGGCTGATGGCGCCGAAGGGGCGATCGTCGGTCGTATCGCGCCCGCGTTGGTGGCCGCTGGCCCCGGTTTTGTCGATCACTACCTGACCGAGGGGCGTTCCCATTCGCCCCGCCCCGTCACCTTGCGCCAGATCGCCTATGGCATTGACGCGCTTTATGGTGACAAGGCCAACCATATCCAATCCGAAGCCTGCTTGCGCCTTGATCTTGGCGAGGGCCGCCGTCCCGGCCTCGTGCTATTGGGGTCCGAGGACCCGCACCATTTCGACCCGCAGCACGGCACCGAGCTTTTGCATTTCTTTGGCAGCGTTTTTGAACGCAGCATGCGCCGCTGGCTGACATGATTTCCGCAGCGCTTGCGGATGCGCTGGACCGCTGGCTGGTGCATTCGGGCGCGATCGAGGGAAAAGCAGGCGCGACATTGGTGGCCTATCGCCACGATGTCAGCACATTCCTGACCTTTATGACACTGCACCACGGCGGCCCGCAGGGCTTTGCCGCGATTGCGCAGATCGAGGTCGCCGATATGCGCGCCTGGATGGCGCAGATGCGCGGCACGGGGCTGTCCTCTCGCTCGCTGGCGCGGGCGCTGTCGGCGGTCAAAGGGTTCTATACATGGCTTGCCGCGCGCGAGGGGTTCGAGCCGACCGCCGTCCTTGCCGCCCGCGCGCCCAAATTCCAACGCAACCTGCCCCGCCCGCTCGAGGTCGATGACGCCCGCCGCCTGATGGATCGGGTTGAGGTGCAGTCGAACGAGCCTTGGGTCGCAGCACGCGATCTGGCGGTGATCACGCTGCTTTACGGATCGGGCCTGCGGATATCCGAGGCGCTGTCGCTGACGGGCGAGGATTACCCCCTGCCCGATGTGCTGCGCATGACCGGCAAGGGCGGCAAGCAGCGGCTGGTGCCGGTGCTGCCCATCGCCGCCGCAGCGGTCAAGGATTACGTCCGCCGCACGCCTTATGCGCCCGTTGCTGGCGCACCGCTGTTTCGCGGTGTGCGTGGCGGGGCTCTCAGCCCGCGTATCATTCAAAAGATGATTGAACAGGTGCGCCTGCAACTGGGCTTGCCCGCCAGCGCGACACCCCATGCGCTGCGCCATTCCTTTGCCACGCATCTGCTGGCGGCGGGCGGCGATTTGCGGTCCATTCAGGAATTGCTGGGCCATGCGTCTTTGTCGACGACACAGGCCTATACGGCGGTCGATGCCGCCCATCTGATGCAGATCTACGACCGCGCCCATCCAAGGGCGCGGTCTGAATAGCCCGACTTACAGGCCTTTTTCGCTGAGGGCCGCATCGCAGCGCGCACAGGTACCCGGGTGGCTATGCGTGCCGACATCGGGCAGGATCTTCCAGCAGCGGCCACATTTCTCGCCCGCAGCCATGGCAAAGACCACCGCCGTATCCGCCACATCCGCGATGCGGAACGCGCCTTCAGGCGCAGCGCTGGTTTTGATCGCGATATCCGATGTGATGCAGATATCCGCAAAGTCCAGATCACCGATCAGGGCGGCGGTCTCGGGCGTTACATAGACCTCGGGCGCGGCCTCGAGGCTGGCGCCAATGGTTTTTGCCTGACGCTCGATCTCGAGCGCGCCGGTCACGGTGCGGCGCACCTGACGGATGGTCGCCCATTTCGCGGCCAGCGCCTCGTCCAGCCAATCGCCGGGCGTTGCCGGGAAATCGACAAGATGGACCGAGCCCTCGGGGAAGCGTTCCAGCCAAACCTCTTCCATCGTAAAGACCAGCACCGGCGCAAGCCATGTGGTCAGGCGCTGGAACAGCGCATCCATCACCGTGCGCGCCGCGCGGCGTGTCAGGGTCGCGCCGTCGCAATACAGCGCGTCTTTGCGGATGTCGAAGTAATAGGCCGACAGATCGACGGTGGCAAAGTTGAACACCGCCTGGAACACGGTCTGGAAGTCGAACGCGGCATAGCCCGCACGCACCTGCTGGTCGAGTTCGGCCAGACGGTGCAGCACCCAACGCTCAAGCGCCGGCATATCTGCGGGGGCGACAGCCTCGGCATCGGTGTAGCCGTCCAGCGCACCCAGGATATAGCGCATGGTGTTGCGCAGGCGGCGATAGCTGTCGGCGGTGCCCTTCAGGATTTCCGGCCCGATGCGCTGATCGCTCATATAATCGGCCTGCGCGACCCACAGGCGCAGGATATCCGCGCCATATTGGTCGATCACCGCCTGTGGCACGATGGTATTGCCCAAAGATTTGGACATTTTCATGCCCTTCTCGTCCAGCGTAAAGCCATGCGTCACGACGTTCTTGTAAGGCGCGCGCCCGATCGTGGCCGACCCCTGCAGCAGCGAGGAATGGAACCAACCGCGATGCTGGTCGGTACCCTCAAGGTAAACATCCGCGATCTGATCCGGCACACCGTCAGCGCGGTCACGCAGCACGAAGGCATGGGTCGAGCCGGAGTCGAACCACACATCCAGCACGTCAAAGATCTGGCGATAGTCATCGGGGTTGGCGATCCCCTCCAGCATCTGGGCCTTGAAGCCGTCTTGATACCAGACATCGGCACCATCCACCTCGAACGCGTCCTTGATACGGGCGTTCAGCGTATCGTTGCGCAGTAGGAAATCGGCGTCGGTGGGCTTGGCGTCCACCTTGACGAAACAGGTCAGCGGCACGCCCCAGGCGCGTTGGCGCGACAGCACCCAGTCGGGGCGGTTCTGGATCATCGCATGCAGACGGTTGCGGCCCGTCGCGGGGGTAAAGGCCACCAGTTCCTCGATCGAGGTCAGGGCGCGTTGGCGGATCGTATCGCCATAGGTGCCCATGCCGTCATCCATCGCGCGGTCGATCGCCGCAAACCATTGCGGCGTGTTGCGATAGATCACCCGCGCTTTCGAGCGCCACGAATGCGGATAGCTGTGTTTCAGCTTGCCCTTGGCGATCAGACCGCCGACGCGTGCAAGGGTGCGCAGCACCTCGACATTGGCGCCGCCTTCTTTGCCATCGGGGTCGATGACGCGCAGCACGGGTTTTTCCTGATCCGCGCGGGCATTGGCGCCAAACACCGGCAGATCGGCACGATAAGAGCTATCTTCCATGACGTTATAGGTCATCGGAATGCCAAATTTCAGACCAAGCTGATAGTCTTCGTCGCCGTGGCTGGGGGCTGTGTGGACAAAGCCGGTGCCCGCATCATCGGTCACGTGATCGCCCGGCAGCATGGGAACGTCAAAGTCCCACTCGCCCGCGCCGCCCTCGATCCCGCGGAACGGGTGGGCCAGCTGGACGCCCGCAAATTCGCTGGCGGCGACATCGCGGATCAGCTTCAGCTCGGCCTTGGCCGCCGTTGCGACGCTGTCGGCCAGCGACTGGGCAAGGATCAGCTTTTCACCGACCTGCGCCAGCGCCTTTTCATCGGCGGCGACAACCTCGTAAAGGCCGTAGGCAATCCCCTCGCCATAAGCCACGGCGCGGTTTTGCGGAATGGTCCAGGGCGTCGTGGTCCAGATGACGACAGCGCCCTCTAGCCCCGCAATCGGCTGGAACTTGACCCAGATCGTATGGCTGGTGTGGTCGTGATATTCGACCTCGGCCTCGGCCAGCGCGGTTTTCTCGACCGGCGACCACATCACGGGTTTCGAGCCTTGGTAAAGCGTGCCGTTCATCAGCAGCTTCATAAACTCGTCGGCGATGACGGCTTCGGCGTGATAATCCATCGTCAGATAGGGGTCGGCCCAATTGCCGGTGACGCCCAGACGCTTGAATTCCTCGCGCTGGATATCAACCCAGCCCGCAGCAAAGGCGCGGCATTCCTGACGGAAGGCGACGATGTCGATTTCGTCTTTGTTCAGACCCTTGGCGCGATACTGCTCTTCGATCTTCCATTCGATCGGCAGGCCGTGACAGTCCCAACCGGGGACATAGCGCGCGTCAAAGCCCATCATCTGATGGCTGCGCACGATCATATCCTTGATGGTCTTGTTCAGCGCATGGCCAATGTGCAGATGGCCGTTCGCATAGGGAGGGCCGTCATGCAGCACAAAGGGCGTGCGGCCGGGCTTTTCGCGCAGGCGGTCATAGATGCCGATCTCTTCCCAACGGGCCAGCCAGCCCGGCTCGCGCTGGGGCAGCCCTGCGCGCATCGGGAAGTCGGTTTTCGGAAGGTTCAGGCTGTCTTTGTAGTCAGGCGTATCGGCGCACATTTTGGGCGTTCCTGGGAATGCAGAAAAAAGGGAGAGCGGTGCGGATCACCCAGACACCTTTGCCCGACGCCCTGACAGCTCAAGGCGCCGGGCGGATAATTCGCGCAATCGGGGCACGTGCCCCTGATGGTGTGCTGATCTGGCTCATCTTGACCGCGCTTATAGGTTGCGCGGCGGTGTGCGGCAAGGGCCGATCAGCCACGATTGAACAGGCCAGCCAGCGCGCCGCGCAGCAGCGCCCGCACAGCGGGACGCGGGCGAGTGAGAAAGGGCACGGGGCGGCAAACCTCGATTGCCGCGACGCCAACACGCGCCGTCAGCGCGCCGTTGATCACCCCCTCGCCCACGCGGCGCGAGAGCTTGCTGGCAAGCCCGCCGCCCACGACCGAGTCGATCATATCATCGCCGACCGCCACCGCGCCCGTTGCAACCAGATGCGCCAGCACCATGCGCAGCAGCCGCCACGACCCCAGCGCGCCCGCGCGTCCGCCATAAATCTCGGCAATCCGTCGGATCATGCGCAGGTTCGCAGTCAGGGCGGAAATCAGATCGGCCAGCGCCAGCGGCACCACGGCGGTGACGGTTGCGACGGTGCGGGCGGCGGATTGCACCTCGGCTTCGGCGGCGGCATCAAGCGGGGTCAGCACTTCCGCCTCGGCCAGCGCCAGCACGGCGCTGGCGTCCAGCACCTCGGCCTCGCGCTGCTCAAAGCGGGCAAGACCCGCCGAGAGTTCCGCGCGACTGCCGTAAAGGCCGCGCAGCTTGGCCCCAACGGCGCGGGCGGCGGCCAGATCCTCGCCCGCAAGCGCACTGGAGGCGGCGGATTGGATGGCGTCGATCCGACCAAGGCGCAAGATCGCGCGCAGCTCCCGTCCAGCCAGTGCCAGCAGCGCCAGCACGAACAGCCCCAGCAACACCGCGGCGATCGCGCCAAGCACCGGCGCACGCGCCAGCAGGCCCACTGCATAATCCCACGCGGCCAGCGATGCGATGAACCCGATCAGCGCCAGCGCTGATGACCAGAACCATTTGGCAAGGCTAGATGGCCGCCCGGCAAGCGCCGCCATGCGCTGCACTGTCGTCGACTGCAACACACCGTCGTCGATGACGGGCGCAGCGCCGGGGTCGACGTTCAGGTCGCCCTCGCGCTCGAACAGGATCGGGCCTTTCATAGCAGATCTCCGATCAAAAACTCGGCCGCGCGGTCAAGGCGGATATGCGGCAGGCCATCGCCGGGGCGCAGCGACAGCGCGGCGGGGGCGAAATTCATAATGCCATAATCGGCGTCGAGCCATGTCGCATCGCCGCCGCGCGCGGGCGACAGCAGGCGCGCGGGCTCATCGGGCAGATCACCGGGATAAAAGGCGGCTTGGCGGCCGGTATCCAGCAGCTTGCCGCGCACAACGCCAAGGGGGCGGCCGTCATGGGTCACCTCCTCCTCGACCGTGGTGCGCAGCGCGGCGATGGACAGGGCGGATGTTGCGGCACCCGCGAAGGCCGCGCGGTCGCGCGCCTCGCGCAGCAGGCTGTCGGTGATGGCGGTCAGGCGGGCGTGTTGGCTGTGGTGCAGATGGTCGGCCTTGGTGGCGGCGAACAGGATCTTTTCCACGCGCCGCCCCCCGAACAGGCTGCCAAGGAACGCGTTTCGCCCCGGTTTGAAGGCCCCCAGAATATCTGCCATCGCAAGGCGCAAGTCTTCCAGCGCGCGGGGACCGGCATGGATCGCGCCCAGCACATCCATCAGCACGATCTGCCGATCAAGGCGGGCAAAGTGATCGCGAAAGAAGGGCTTCACCACCTGCGCGACATAGGCGTCATAGCGGCGGCGCGCCTCGGCCCCCAGCGATCCGCGTGGATAATCCCCCGCAGGCAGCGGTGCAAAGGTTAGGACGGGCGAGCCCTCTAACTCGCCTGGCAGCAAGAATCGCCCCGGCGTGCAATCGGAATAGCCCGCATCGCGTGCGGCGTTCAGGTAGGTCGCATAAAGCTGCGCCAGATGGCGCAAGACCCCCTCATCCAGCTTTGCGCTGGGATCGATCTGCGCGACGGCGGCCAGATAATCCGCCGCCTGATCGCGGTTGCCTGCACGCGCCAGCGCCGTCGCCGACCAATCGGCATAGGTTTTTTCCAGCAGCCCCAGATCCAGCAGCCATTCACCGGGATAATCGATGATATCCAGATGCACGGTCTGCTCGCCGGTGATGCCTGCCAAAAACCCGCGCGGGCGCACTTTCAGCGACAGGCGCAACTCACTGACGCGGCGGGTGCCCTCGGGCCAATAGGGCGCGGGGGCGGTCAGCGCCATGTAATGGTCTTCATAGGTAAAGCGCGGCACGGTATCGTCGGGCTGCGGTTGCAGATAGGCGGTGCGGATGCGCCCCTCGGCGGCGGCCATCAGCTGCGGCATGCGGCCCCGATCCAGCAGGTTCGACACCAGCGATGTGATGAACACCGTCTTGCCCGCGCGCGACAGGCCCGTGACCCCCAGGCGAATGACACGATCACCCAGCGGCACCCCCAGTTGCCGCATGAAACCGCTGCCAAATCCTGACGCCATATCAGCCTCCTATCCGTCACTGTTAGACATAGTCAGCTTGCCCGGCGTTTCACAGGATTGATTTTTCGCCGCGCGGGGCATATCGGCGGGCCATGCCACGTTATGCTTTACTCGTTGAATATGATGGCCGCCCGTTTTCGGGCTGGCAACGCCAGAGCGAGCTGCCCTCGGTCCAAGGCGCGATCGAGGCTGCGCTGGCAAAACTTGAGCCGCGCGACCACACTATCGCCGCCGCTGGGCGCACCGATACGGGCGTGCATGGCACCGGCCAAGTCGCGCATTGCGATATGGACAAGGACTGGGACCCGTTCCGCCTGTCCGAGGCGCTGAACCATCACCTGCGCCCTGCCCCCGTCGCTATCTTGCGCGCGGCGCGTGTCGCGGACGACTGGCACGCCCGTTTCAGCGCATATGAGCGGCGCTATATCTTTCGCCTGCTGTCCCGCCGCGCGCCTTTGACCGTAGAGAACGGGCAGTTCTGGCGCGTGGGTCACGCATTGGACGCGGATCTGATGCGCGCGGGCGCGGCCCATCTGATCGGGCTGCACGATTTCACCACCTTCCGCTCCTCGATCTGTCAGGCCAAAAGCCCCGTAAAGACGATTGACGAGATTTCGATCACCGAAATCCCCCGCCACGACGGCACCGAATTTCGCTTTTTCCTGCGGGCGCGGTCGTTCCTGCACAATCAGGTGCGATCCATCGTTGGCACGTTGGAACGGGTTGGCGCGGGCGCTTGGCCCCCTGAAAAAGTGGCCGAGGTTCTTGCCGCGCGTGACCGTGCGGCTTGCGGCCCTGTTTGCCCGCCGCAGGGGCTTTATCTGGCTGGCGTCGAATATCCGATAAACCCTTTCATCTGACGCGATAATTTCACGGGCAATTTTCCGCCACAAATGCGGCAAAACGGGCAGACATCCCACAAGAGCATATGGTAACACGTTTACAAATGCCCGAGAGAGGAGCCGCCCGTGCCCGTAAACCGTCCATTCCGCCTCTCGACCTCGGTTCTTGCGCTGTCTTTGCTGGCCGCGCCCTTTGCATTGACGATGGCCGTCGCTCAACAGGTCGATGTGACGGTTGCGGGCGAGGATGAGGGGCTGACCAACGCCGTGCGCGGCGCCTCGCTTAGCCTGTCGCTGACGCAGGACGACGACCCCGAAGCGGCCAGCGCGCCACAAGATTATGTTGCTGCCGCGCGAGCCGATTACCGCCGCATCCTGACCGCGCTTTACGCGCAGGGCTATTATGGTGGCAGTATTTCGATTCGGGTGGACGGGCGCGAGGCCTCGACCATCGCGCCGTTGGATGCGCCGCGCCAGATCAACACCATCGCGATTGATGTGACGCCCGGACCGCTGTTCCGCTTTGGTCAAGCCGCGATTGGCCCGCTGGCCGAAGGCACCGAACTGCCCACAGGTTTCGCCGCGGGCGAGCCTGCGCGCTCGGGCCTTGTCCGCGATGCCGCTGGCCGCGCGCAAACCGCCTGGCGCGAGGCCGGTCACGCCCGCGCCGGGGTTGCGGGGCAGCAGATCACTGCAATCCACGATCAAAGCCGTCTGGACGCCAGTGTTACCATGCGCCCGGGCCCGCGGCTGACCTTTGGCAATCTGACGGTCGCCGGTAACAACCGCGTCCGCACCGACCGGATTTTGCGCATCGCGGGCTATCCCGAAGGGGCGGTCTT
It encodes:
- a CDS encoding DUF484 family protein, with product MSQDLSSLDAQTRARILADPAQLLEDQDIMRALVAANDKAMGQNVIDLRGIAMERLEERLDRLEDAHRSVIAAAYENLAGTNMIHRAALALLEPLDFNAFLHFLAHDLPGHLRLDNVQLVLEGADGAEGAIVGRIAPALVAAGPGFVDHYLTEGRSHSPRPVTLRQIAYGIDALYGDKANHIQSEACLRLDLGEGRRPGLVLLGSEDPHHFDPQHGTELLHFFGSVFERSMRRWLT
- a CDS encoding tyrosine recombinase XerC codes for the protein MISAALADALDRWLVHSGAIEGKAGATLVAYRHDVSTFLTFMTLHHGGPQGFAAIAQIEVADMRAWMAQMRGTGLSSRSLARALSAVKGFYTWLAAREGFEPTAVLAARAPKFQRNLPRPLEVDDARRLMDRVEVQSNEPWVAARDLAVITLLYGSGLRISEALSLTGEDYPLPDVLRMTGKGGKQRLVPVLPIAAAAVKDYVRRTPYAPVAGAPLFRGVRGGALSPRIIQKMIEQVRLQLGLPASATPHALRHSFATHLLAAGGDLRSIQELLGHASLSTTQAYTAVDAAHLMQIYDRAHPRARSE
- the ileS gene encoding isoleucine--tRNA ligase, whose translation is MCADTPDYKDSLNLPKTDFPMRAGLPQREPGWLARWEEIGIYDRLREKPGRTPFVLHDGPPYANGHLHIGHALNKTIKDMIVRSHQMMGFDARYVPGWDCHGLPIEWKIEEQYRAKGLNKDEIDIVAFRQECRAFAAGWVDIQREEFKRLGVTGNWADPYLTMDYHAEAVIADEFMKLLMNGTLYQGSKPVMWSPVEKTALAEAEVEYHDHTSHTIWVKFQPIAGLEGAVVIWTTTPWTIPQNRAVAYGEGIAYGLYEVVAADEKALAQVGEKLILAQSLADSVATAAKAELKLIRDVAASEFAGVQLAHPFRGIEGGAGEWDFDVPMLPGDHVTDDAGTGFVHTAPSHGDEDYQLGLKFGIPMTYNVMEDSSYRADLPVFGANARADQEKPVLRVIDPDGKEGGANVEVLRTLARVGGLIAKGKLKHSYPHSWRSKARVIYRNTPQWFAAIDRAMDDGMGTYGDTIRQRALTSIEELVAFTPATGRNRLHAMIQNRPDWVLSRQRAWGVPLTCFVKVDAKPTDADFLLRNDTLNARIKDAFEVDGADVWYQDGFKAQMLEGIANPDDYRQIFDVLDVWFDSGSTHAFVLRDRADGVPDQIADVYLEGTDQHRGWFHSSLLQGSATIGRAPYKNVVTHGFTLDEKGMKMSKSLGNTIVPQAVIDQYGADILRLWVAQADYMSDQRIGPEILKGTADSYRRLRNTMRYILGALDGYTDAEAVAPADMPALERWVLHRLAELDQQVRAGYAAFDFQTVFQAVFNFATVDLSAYYFDIRKDALYCDGATLTRRAARTVMDALFQRLTTWLAPVLVFTMEEVWLERFPEGSVHLVDFPATPGDWLDEALAAKWATIRQVRRTVTGALEIERQAKTIGASLEAAPEVYVTPETAALIGDLDFADICITSDIAIKTSAAPEGAFRIADVADTAVVFAMAAGEKCGRCWKILPDVGTHSHPGTCARCDAALSEKGL
- a CDS encoding YcjF family protein; the protein is MKGPILFEREGDLNVDPGAAPVIDDGVLQSTTVQRMAALAGRPSSLAKWFWSSALALIGFIASLAAWDYAVGLLARAPVLGAIAAVLLGLFVLALLALAGRELRAILRLGRIDAIQSAASSALAGEDLAAARAVGAKLRGLYGSRAELSAGLARFEQREAEVLDASAVLALAEAEVLTPLDAAAEAEVQSAARTVATVTAVVPLALADLISALTANLRMIRRIAEIYGGRAGALGSWRLLRMVLAHLVATGAVAVGDDMIDSVVGGGLASKLSRRVGEGVINGALTARVGVAAIEVCRPVPFLTRPRPAVRALLRGALAGLFNRG
- a CDS encoding YcjX family protein; this translates as MASGFGSGFMRQLGVPLGDRVIRLGVTGLSRAGKTVFITSLVSNLLDRGRMPQLMAAAEGRIRTAYLQPQPDDTVPRFTYEDHYMALTAPAPYWPEGTRRVSELRLSLKVRPRGFLAGITGEQTVHLDIIDYPGEWLLDLGLLEKTYADWSATALARAGNRDQAADYLAAVAQIDPSAKLDEGVLRHLAQLYATYLNAARDAGYSDCTPGRFLLPGELEGSPVLTFAPLPAGDYPRGSLGAEARRRYDAYVAQVVKPFFRDHFARLDRQIVLMDVLGAIHAGPRALEDLRLAMADILGAFKPGRNAFLGSLFGGRRVEKILFAATKADHLHHSQHARLTAITDSLLREARDRAAFAGAATSALSIAALRTTVEEEVTHDGRPLGVVRGKLLDTGRQAAFYPGDLPDEPARLLSPARGGDATWLDADYGIMNFAPAALSLRPGDGLPHIRLDRAAEFLIGDLL
- the truA gene encoding tRNA pseudouridine(38-40) synthase TruA, whose amino-acid sequence is MPRYALLVEYDGRPFSGWQRQSELPSVQGAIEAALAKLEPRDHTIAAAGRTDTGVHGTGQVAHCDMDKDWDPFRLSEALNHHLRPAPVAILRAARVADDWHARFSAYERRYIFRLLSRRAPLTVENGQFWRVGHALDADLMRAGAAHLIGLHDFTTFRSSICQAKSPVKTIDEISITEIPRHDGTEFRFFLRARSFLHNQVRSIVGTLERVGAGAWPPEKVAEVLAARDRAACGPVCPPQGLYLAGVEYPINPFI